Proteins co-encoded in one Cataglyphis hispanica isolate Lineage 1 chromosome 4, ULB_Chis1_1.0, whole genome shotgun sequence genomic window:
- the LOC126849254 gene encoding nicotinamide riboside kinase 1 gives MQWFVVGISGATCSGKSTLAKMIRDNFPKSVIVSQDDYFLPADDPRHIMIQELNHLNWDLITSLDMQRMHSDIIKILESHENGILKKKVLILDGFLLFRHKEITDLCDRKYFLTLTKEQCWERRKNRKYDPPDVPGYFEKVVWPEYIKYKNEIMEKSELRETITFIDGSKDIRQIYNMVSQEIKQLLS, from the coding sequence ATGCAGTGGTTTGTCGTCGGCATATCTGGTGCGACTTGTAGCGGAAAAAGCACATTAGCTAAAATGATTCGCGACAATTTTCCAAAATCTGTTATAGTGAGTCaagatgattattttttgccAGCGGACGATCCGCGTCACATTATGATACAggaattaaatcatttaaattggGACCTGATAACGAGTCTGGATATGCAGAGAATGCATTccgatattataaagatacttGAGTCCCATGAAAATggtattttgaagaaaaaggtACTGATACTGGATGGATTTTTACTCTTCCGACACAAAGAAATTACAGATTTATGTGatcgtaaatatttcttaacgtTGACAAAGGAACAATGTTGGGAACGAAGAAAAAATCGTAAATACGATCCGCCCGATGTACCGGGATATTTCGAGAAGGTAGTGTGGcccgaatatataaaatataaaaatgaaattatggaAAAGAGCGAGTTGCGTGAAACTATAACGTTCATCGATGGATCTAAGGACATAAGACAAATTTATAACATGGTTTCTCAGGAAATCAAACAGTTGTTATCTTGA
- the LOC126849200 gene encoding COP9 signalosome complex subunit 3, translating into MASALEQFVNNVRTLSKQGNFRDLYDIISKSIEVLTKNGQHLDNVLETLELQQHSLGILAVFCAKFSLPNSNGNNPDAHKILFNQVQEFIIGCNGEQVRFAPDIYADLCHLFTQSLVELKTPLQGIDLLRRAIRKIRLFDSQLTSIHADLCQLCLLSKCFKPALEFLDVDVTSISQEGGQFDSKYFLLYYYYGGMIYTGLKNYDRALYFFEVCVTTPAMAVSYIMLEAYKKYILISLILHGKVLNLPRYTSQVINRYIKPLSQQYQELATAYLVNSCEEVQNIITKYQQVFVRDHNLGLVKQVLAYLYKKNIQRLTKTFLTLSLSDVASRVQLSGPAEAEKYILSMIEDGEIFATINQKDGMVVFHDDPEKYNSPQMLANFEKEMAACTELDKRVLEMEEEVVLTPQYVRKACGQNDQDDQAAGPAPTNVTNAQGPIKQNTYSM; encoded by the exons ATGGCATCGGCATTGGAGCAGTTTGTAAATAACGTTCGGACGCTCTCGAAGCAAG GCAATTTCAGGGACCTGTATGACATCATAAGCAAAAGCATCGAAGTGTTAACAAAAAATGGACAACATCTGGACAACGTCTTGGAAACGCTGGAACTGCAACAGCACTCATTAGGTATCCTGGCAGTATTTTGCGCAAAATTTTCATTGCCCAATTCTAATGGAAATAATCCAGATGCACACAAGATATTGTTTAATCAAGTTCAGGAATTTATTATTGGATGTAATGGGGAGCAAGTTAGATTTGCACCAGATATAT atgcGGATTTATGTCACTTGTTCACACAGAGTTTGGTGGAGTTGAAAACGCCATTACAAGGAATCGATTTATTACGTCGCGCGATACGCAAGATACGACTGTTTGACAGTCAGTTGACCTCGATACATGCTGATCTTTGTCAATTATGTCTTCTATCCAAGTGCTTTAAGCCAGCGCTCGAATTTCTAGACGTGGATGTCACGAGCATTAGTCAGGAGGGAGGCCAGTTTGATTCGAAATACTTTCTATTGTATTACTATTATGGTGGCATGATATATACAGGGTTAAAGAATTATGATCGGGCATTGTATTTCTTCGAAGTGTGCGTGACGACGCCCGCGATGGCTGTCAGCTATATTATGCTGGAAGcttacaaaaaatacattctaATTTCGCTGATATTACATGGAAAAGTGTTGAACCTACCGAGGTATACAAGCCAAGTGATCAACAGATACATCAAACCATTGAGTCAACAATATCAGGAATTGGCTACAGCATACCTCGTCAACAGCTGTGAGGAAGTGCAGAATATTATCACTAAGTATCAGCAAGTGTTCGTAAGAGATCATAATTTAGGTCTCGTGAAACAGGTGCTCgcttacttatataaaaagaatatacagAGGTTGACTAAGACTTTTCTTACACTTAGTTTAAGTGATGTCGCGAGCAGGGTTCAATTGTCGGGACCCGCAGAAGCGGAAAAGTACATTTTAAGCATG attgaaGATGGGGAAATTTTTGCGACTATTAATCAGAAGGATGGTATGGTAGTGTTTCACGATGATCCTGAGAAATATAACTCACCTCAAATGCTGGCAAACTTTGAGAAGGAAATGGCAGCATGTACAGAATTAGATAAACGAGTGCTAGAAATGGAAGAAGAGGTTGTCCTTACGCCACAATATGTTCGCAAAGCTTGCGGACAGAACGATCAGGATGATCAAGCCGCCGGACCTGCACCAACGAACGTAACAAATGCACAAGGtccaattaaacaaaatacttattctatgtaa
- the LOC126849262 gene encoding active regulator of SIRT1-like, whose protein sequence is MSNSLVHKSMELLSCEKDLHKEQKKRRKRKDTRYKGVLDLIPTKHRIISKHDKTDFDTVLVRSSKTTVYEAQKRIATQQDPTDKNVQQLLLFSSNRINPETASKLLHRAIKKRYIQQQEKPTEPEETAFTEEDFKKFEQEYIQ, encoded by the exons ATGTCTAATTCGCTTGTCCATAAAAGCATGGAGTTATTGAGCTGCGAAAAAGATTTACATAAAG aacaaaagaaaaggagaaaacgTAAAGACACCAGATATAAAGGAGTTTTGGATCTAATTCCCACTAAACACAGGATCATCTCCAAACACGATAAAACAG attttgatACAGTTTTGGTTCGGTCTAGCAAAACTACTGTTTATGAGGCCCAGAAACGCATAGCTACTCAACAAGATCCTACTGACAAAAATGTGCAACAACTTCTTTTATTTAGCAGTAATAGGATAAATCCTGAAACAGCAAGCAAA ttATTGCATCGTGCTATTAAGAAGAGATATATCCAACAGCAGGAGAAACCTACAGAGCCAGAAGAGACAGCTTTTACTGAAGAGGACTTTAAGAAGTTTGAACAGGAATATATCCAGTAA
- the LOC126849271 gene encoding uncharacterized protein LOC126849271, translating into MFESDHQKGKVVLILAFVLFFYYTIWILGLPFIDDDKFRFLFYSHDLALMVPASFGLIFIGGLILFTIYHVKPYLSLHKTEKEK; encoded by the coding sequence ATGTTTGAAAGTGATCATCAAAAAGGAAAAGTGGTATTAATTTTGGCATTTGTCttgtttttctattatacCATTTGGATACTTGGTCTGCCGTTCATCGACGACGATAAATTCAGGTTTCTCTTTTACTCCCACGATCTGGCTCTGATGGTTCCCGCGAGTTTCGGTTTAATTTTCATTGGCGgtttaatactttttactatatatcatGTAAAACCATATTTGTCTCTACATAAAACAGAGAAGGAGAAATAG
- the LOC126849180 gene encoding spermine oxidase — MENRYRSYVMNMAESTNNSEDDRLSCKILIIGAGMAGLSAATHLLKNNETDFLIVEARGRIGGRIVAAQIGNEKVELGANWIHGVLGNPIFELAMANGLIDIVHVPKPHKVVAALEDGKQLPFPVLREIYEAYVCFLRRCEEYFLSTYSPPDGIISVGAHIALEAEIYLSSLPLEQRRVRQLIFDCLLKRETCVTGCDSMDEVDLLEMGSYDELQGGNISLPNGYSAILEPVSKHIPKNCIFTRHVVTKIRWRPQKDVDSTGNSKSNSLIEVQCENGKTITTEHVICTLPLGVLKRTATNLFEPSLPAYKLEAINRLMFGTVNKIFLEYERPFLNPGVSEVMLLWDDERLSETDKQDISKTWFRKIYSFIKISDTLLLGWISGRAAEYMEKLSTTEVAEVCTTILRRFLNDPFVPTPKSCLRTTWHSQPYTQGSYTAMAVGASQLDIRSLAEPLIQEKREDETDGTAKILVAFAGEHTHSSFYSTVHGAYLTGRTASELLLGVKQSEKHALSLSCEDTSDLSSWIQGISLN, encoded by the exons aTGGAAAACCGATATCGGTCATATGTGATGAACATGGCGGAATCCACAAATAATTCGGAGGATGACCGACTCTCGTGCAAAATCTTGATTATCGGTGCCGGTATGGCCGGATTGTCAGCGGCAACTCACTTGTTGAAGAACAACGAGACGGATTTTCTCATCGTTGAGGCGCGCGGACGTATAGGCGGACGAATCGTTGCCGCTCAAATCG GTAATGAAAAAGTTGAATTAGGAGCAAATTGGATCCATGGTGTGCTAGGTAATCCCATATTTGAGCTAGCAATGGCAAATGGTTTAATAGATATTGTACATGTGCCGAAACCTCATAAAGTAGTGGCTGCATTGGAGGATGGAAAACAGTTACCATTTCCTGTTTTGCGGGAGATTTATGAGGCTTATGTATGTTTCTTGAGACGATGTGAAGAATACTTTCTGAGCACATATAGTCCGCCAGATGGTATAATAAGTGTAGGAGCACACATTGCACTAGAAGCGGAGATATATCTTTCATCCTTACCGCTTGAACAACGACGAGTGAGACAACTGATTTTTGATTGTCTACTGAAGAGGGAGACCTGCGTTACAGGCTGTGACAGCATGGATGAAGTGGATCTCCTGGAAATGGGTTCCTATGATGAGCTTCAAGGTGGAAATATCAGTCTTCCAAATGGATACAGTGCTATATTGGAACCAGTTTCAAAGCATATACCaaagaattgtatttttactCGGCATGTTGTGACAAAGATTAG GTGGCGTCCCCAAAAAGACGTCGATTCTACAGGAAACTCTAAATCGAATAGCCTTATAGAAGTACAATGTGAAAATGGAAAAACAATTACCACGGAGCACGTAATATGTACATTACCTTTGGGCGTTTTAAAAAGGACAGCTACAAATTTGTTTGAACCATCGTTGCCGGCTTATAAACTCGAAGCGATAAATAGACTGATGTTCGGTAcagtgaataaaatatttcttgaatacGAACGACCTTTTCTGAATCCTGGCGTATCGGAAGTGATGCTCCTCTGGGATGATGAACGATTATCCGAGACGGATAAGCAAGACATTAGCAAGACTTGGTTCAGGAAGATATACTCGTTCATAAAAATCTCGGATACGTTATTGCTCGGTTGGATATCCGGTCGCGCGGCAGAATATATGGAGAAATTGAGCACTACAGAAGTGGCGGAAGTGTGTACGACGATTCTGCGGCGATTCCTCAACGATCCCTTCGTACCGACCCCGAAGAGTTGTCTGCGTACCACGTGGCACTCGCAACCCTACACGCAAGGTTCCTACACTGCGATGGCTGTCGGAGCGAGTCAATTAGACATCAGAAGTTTGGCTGAGCCATTGATACAGGAGAAAAGGGAAGACGAAACGGATGGAACGGCTAAAATTTTGGTAGCATTCGCGGGTGAACACACGCATTCATCGTTCTACAGTACAGTACACGGAGCATATTTGACCGGACGAACGGCGTCCGAATTGCTCTTAGGTGTCAAACAGAGCGAAAAGCATGCGTTGAGTCTTAGTTGCGAAGACACTAGCGATCTCAGCTCGTGGATACAAGGCATTTCTTTGAATTAA
- the LOC126849157 gene encoding dynein regulatory complex protein 11, which produces MSNAMYDELWREAQSLLVETIQADTVLQGAKPQKDRKKSHDVVSALYVRYILICNKLEQCYDQIIQPQKRLLLQRSLNATLGRVLELKHDLVNIDLSEHNYYDDVLLECGVTPQEAEIQIPKYYRRERAEEIAERRRFIEDTLRNLGVLHEAVVPKRITESQAIRLIQAHERARQGRMRYQFMKEIRKMKERSITKPEVTDEDEASEKLAALKIQKVWKGYITRCHVRKRRLEEMLLIGMLQPSQTITENARRAEKLKQQRYEKQLDFQQQYQDLILEAKERIRNEKSAVMEENIRSEIRNWIDTYFQQTGKIPDLPSAESGGSRMIFSRQGTESTVSKSTAVSSKESKKSKRSKSKKDSETEQSEDETDLGFKSIPSNFLPELIHANQEYQDVWRDKDESANPMQLPYRDMIEAEKTKEVENEVRVVVDQAMRGDIEALQAALDRDKGFKGKRAKKPQKRVRRSGKKNKRKKEKDLTPDRTTESLFEELLMQGIIKLHPEVFLDEFKGEKSFINYDLRMKEKDPLPALGDIRQLIAEYCILPLGNQVLREFTPLVRSVLIAGPHGSGKKFLVNAICTELGATLFDITPANIAGKYPGKSGLIMLVHLISKVSRLLQPSVIFMDDAEKPFVKKVPKTDKTDPKRLRKDLPKLVKSITGEDRVLLIGTSSKPWDGDQKLLYQTYDKVIYIPRPDYGTVSLIWKDLLYKYSGINRQFDTSAMAKACDGFTVGTILATIDEVMTTKRMVQLRTHPLTHAELVNALSFKDPVYREEEDAFLAWFFKTPICRRKQKALELELEKLNEANESQKKKGGK; this is translated from the exons ATGTCGAATGCGATGTACGACGAGCTCTGGAGGGAGGCCCAGTCGTTGCTCGTGGAGACGATCCAGGCAGATACGGTGCTCCAGGGCGCGAAGCCGCAAAAGGATCGTAAGAAGTCGCACGATGTCGTTTCGGCCTTGTACGTTCGGTACATCCTCATTTGCAATAAACTCGAACAGTGTTACGATCAAATAATACAACCGCAGAAACGTCTGCTACTCCAGAGATCATTGAATGCAACTCTGGGCAGGGTGTTGGAGCTTAAGCACGATCTGGTCAATATCGATCTATCGGAGCACAACTATTACGATGACGTGTTGCTTGAGTGCGGTGTAACACCGCAGGAAGCCGAGATCCAGATACCGAAGTATTATAGACGCGAGCGTGCCGAAGAAATCGCGGAGAGACGGAGATTCATCGAGGATACGCTCCGAAATCTGGGCGTGCTTCACGAGGCCGTCGTGCCGAAAAGAATCACCGAGTCGCAGGCTATACGACTTATTCAG GCGCATGAACGAGCAAGACAAGGTAGAATGCGATATcaatttatgaaagaaatccGTAAGATGAAAGAAAGATCGATTACTAAACCAGAAGTCACTGACGAGGATGAAGCGAGCGAAAAGCTCGCAGCGCTGAAAATTCAGAAGGTATGGAAAGGATATATCACTAGATGCCATGTTCGCAAGAGACGCCTCGAGGAGATGCTGTTGAtag GAATGCTGCAGCCTAGTCAAACAATCACGGAAAATGCTAGACGAGCAGAGAAGCTGAAGCAGCAGAGATACGAAAAGCAATTGGATTTTCAACAACAATACCAGGATCTGATACTGGaggcgaaagagagaattcgCAACGAGAAGAGCGCTGTCATGGAAGAAAATATCAGGAGTGAAATTCGAAATTGGATCGACACTTACTTTCAACAAACTGGGAAAATACCCGATTTACCGTCTGCCGAAAGCGGTGGTTCACGCATGATTTTCAGCAGACAG GGAACCGAAAGTACCGTGAGCAAATCAACGGCAGTATCATCAAAAGAATCGAAGAAATCGAAACGCTCGAAATCGAAAAAAGATAGCGAAACGGAGCAATCGGAGGATGAAACGGATCTAGGATTCAAATCAATCCCTTCCAACTTTCTTCCAGAATTGATTCACGCAAATCAGGAGTATCAGGACGTCTGGAGGGACAAGGATGAATCCGCGAATCCAATGCAACTCCCTTATCGCGACATGATAGAAGCGGAGAAGACGAAGGAAGTGGAGAATGAAGTCAGAGTAGTTGTGGACCAGGCAATGAGAG GCGACATAGAGGCTCTTCAGGCTGCGTTAGACAGGGACAAAGGATTCAAGGGAAAACGTGCGAAGAAACCACAGAAACGTGTTCGCAGGagcggaaagaaaaataagagaaagaaagaaaaagatctgACGCCCGATAGAACGACTGAATCTCTTTTCGAGGAGCTTCTCATGCAGGGTATTATTAAGCTTCACCCCGAGGTTTTTCTGGACGAATTTAAAGGCGAAAAGTCGTTCATAAACTATGATCTTCgtatgaaagagaaagatcctCTTCCGGCGCTCG GTGATATAAGGCAATTAATTGCTGAATACTGCATACTTCCGCTGGGCAATCAAGTCCTAAGAGAATTCACACCACTTGTACGATCTGTTCTCATAGCCGGTCCGCACGGTAGCGGCAAAAAGTTTCTGGTGAACGCGATCTGTACGGAACTCGGAGCTACGCTCTTCGATATCACACCAGCAAATATAGCTGGCAAATATCCCGGCAAATCGGGATTGATCATGCTTGTTCATTTAATTTCGAAG GTATCACGATTGCTGCAGCCGTCAGTGATCTTCATGGATGACGCAGAAAAGCCATTTGTGAAAAAAGTACCAAAAACAGATAAGACCGATCCAAAACGATTAAGAAAAGATTTACCGAAACTGGTCAAGAGTATCACGGGTGAGGATAGAGTTCTGCTTATCGGGACATCCAGTAAACCTTGGGATGGCGATCAAAAACTTTTGTATCAGACTTACGACAAAGTTATTTACATTCCTAGACCGGATTATGGTACTGTGTCTCTCATATGGAAGGATTTATTGTACAAA TACTCTGGAATTAATCGTCAATTTGATACATCAGCTATGGCTAAAGCGTGCGATGGTTTCACAGTCGGCACTATTTTAGCAACGATTGATGAG GTGATGACTACAAAACGTATGGTACAACTACGAACTCATCCTTTGACACATGCCGAGTTGGTGAATGCGTTGAGTTTTAAGGATCCAGTGTATCGTGAAGAGGAAGACGCATTTCTAG CCTGGTTTTTCAAAACGCCAATCTGTCGACGGAAACAAAAAGCTTTGGAATTGGAACTTGAGAAATTAAACGAAGCCAATGaatcgcaaaaaaagaagGGAGGAAAATAA